One stretch of Roseovarius mucosus DNA includes these proteins:
- a CDS encoding DUF2189 domain-containing protein: MPQNEVKPLGVPEMGDVRFDMLAEALRRGWADMRRAPGFAVIFAGVYVGIGLILAWITWVTGKSYWLIFAAVGFPLVGPFAAVGLYEVSHRLSMGRALVASEIFGVIAHQRRRQLPSICAIIIMVFLFWFFLAHMIFALFLGLSTMTNVSSSLEVYFTPEGLSMLAVGTGVGAVFALLLYSLTVVSLPLLLDREVDFVTAMLTSLRVVIENPLPMLVWAALVAGLTFLAMLPAFLGLFFALPLLGHATWHLYTLICEAGGAAPRTPWSI, from the coding sequence ATGCCGCAGAACGAGGTCAAGCCGCTGGGCGTGCCGGAGATGGGCGATGTCCGTTTTGACATGCTGGCAGAGGCGCTGCGCCGGGGCTGGGCGGATATGCGCCGCGCGCCGGGCTTTGCGGTGATCTTTGCCGGGGTTTATGTGGGAATCGGGCTGATTCTTGCGTGGATTACATGGGTTACGGGCAAAAGTTACTGGCTGATCTTTGCTGCTGTGGGCTTTCCCTTGGTGGGGCCTTTCGCGGCGGTGGGGCTCTACGAAGTCAGCCATCGCCTGAGCATGGGGCGGGCGCTGGTGGCGTCAGAGATTTTCGGCGTCATCGCCCATCAGAGACGGCGGCAATTGCCTTCGATCTGCGCCATCATCATCATGGTGTTCCTGTTCTGGTTCTTTCTGGCGCATATGATTTTCGCCCTGTTCCTGGGGCTATCGACCATGACCAATGTCTCAAGCTCGCTGGAGGTCTATTTCACGCCGGAGGGGCTGAGCATGTTGGCGGTGGGCACAGGCGTGGGCGCGGTCTTTGCCCTGTTGCTGTATAGCCTGACGGTGGTGTCGCTGCCCCTGTTGCTGGACCGGGAGGTTGATTTTGTTACCGCGATGCTGACAAGCCTGCGGGTGGTGATCGAAAATCCGCTGCCGATGCTGGTCTGGGCGGCCCTAGTGGCGGGGCTGACATTTCTGGCGATGTTGCCTGCGTTTCTGGGGCTTTTCTTTGCGCTGCCGCTCTTGGGCCATGCGACATGGCATCTCTATACGCTGATTTGCGAGGCGGGGGGCGCTGCCCCCCGGACCCCCTGGAGTATTTGA
- a CDS encoding TRAP transporter substrate-binding protein, which translates to MDRRSFLKNTALGGGAAVAASTLAAPLYAQGARNLTMVTTWGRGLAGVFDAAQRAADNINGMADGSIVIDVKGAGELVGAFEVFDAVTAGQADMYHGADYYFVGQHPAYGFFTSVPFGMTAQELVNWYYHDGGAALHDELGQIFGLKSFLAGNTGAQAGGWFSKEINGPEDFNGLKFRMPGLGGLALGKLGASVQNIPGAEVYQALASGAIDGTEWIGPWADEKAGFQEITKFYYTAGFHEPGAGLSIGMNREVFESLTPAQQKIIEIGCAEAHQWNLAQFLSNNSSALQRLQSNGVKTLEFPDSVWDAFGQASDAVHQENMGDEIYKRVYDSYMASMRSSSAWINKSDGAYTAQRDRVLG; encoded by the coding sequence ATGGATCGTCGTTCTTTTCTGAAAAATACCGCTTTGGGTGGCGGTGCTGCTGTTGCGGCTTCGACGCTGGCCGCGCCGCTTTATGCGCAGGGTGCGCGCAATCTGACCATGGTCACGACATGGGGCAGGGGCCTTGCGGGCGTGTTTGACGCCGCGCAGCGGGCCGCCGACAATATCAACGGCATGGCCGATGGCAGCATCGTGATCGACGTGAAAGGTGCCGGTGAACTGGTGGGCGCGTTCGAAGTGTTCGACGCTGTGACCGCGGGTCAGGCTGACATGTATCACGGGGCCGATTACTATTTCGTTGGCCAGCACCCGGCTTATGGCTTCTTCACCTCGGTGCCCTTTGGCATGACCGCGCAGGAATTGGTGAACTGGTACTACCATGACGGCGGTGCCGCGCTTCACGACGAGCTGGGTCAGATCTTTGGTCTCAAATCCTTTCTTGCGGGCAACACCGGCGCGCAGGCAGGTGGCTGGTTCTCGAAAGAGATCAACGGGCCAGAGGATTTCAACGGTCTCAAGTTCCGGATGCCCGGCCTCGGCGGTCTTGCGCTGGGCAAGCTGGGGGCAAGCGTGCAGAACATTCCGGGTGCCGAAGTCTATCAGGCGCTGGCCTCGGGTGCCATCGACGGCACCGAGTGGATCGGTCCCTGGGCCGATGAAAAGGCCGGGTTCCAAGAGATCACCAAGTTCTATTACACCGCTGGGTTCCACGAGCCGGGCGCGGGCCTGTCGATCGGTATGAACCGCGAAGTGTTCGAGAGCCTGACCCCGGCCCAACAGAAGATCATCGAGATCGGCTGTGCCGAAGCGCATCAGTGGAATCTGGCACAGTTCCTGTCCAACAATTCGTCGGCCTTGCAACGCCTGCAATCCAATGGCGTCAAGACGCTGGAGTTCCCCGATAGCGTCTGGGATGCCTTTGGCCAAGCGTCTGACGCCGTGCATCAGGAAAACATGGGCGATGAGATCTACAAGCGCGTCTATGACAGCTACATGGCATCCATGAGGTCTTCGTCAGCTTGGATCAACAAGTCTGACGGGGCCTATACCGCGCAGCGCGACCGCGTTCTGGGCTAA
- a CDS encoding aromatic ring-hydroxylating oxygenase subunit alpha has product MPALTDLTNVRTPVEQANGLPNAHYIDPAVFEEEKHALLFSQWAGLAVGADVPEPGDAKPLEFLGMPLLLLRDKDGEVRVFQNICRHRGMILVEEPRKIEGAIRCPYHSWCYSTKGALVSTPHVGGPGHNTHASIKRDELGLTEIRSHIWRDVVWINVSGDAPAFEVAMADLIARWGEFDLPVYHGGADSRFTLEVQTNWKLAVENYCESYHLPWVHPGLNSYSRLEDHYHIEKPGAYSGQGTMVYRQLTNEAGQTFPDFAEVGAKWNEQAEYVAAYPNVLLGVHRDHAFVIILEPKGPERTVEHIHLYYSVPNADGGLRLRNTQLWKTVFEEDIFVVEGMQRGRHAPYFDGGRFSPVMDSPTHCFHDWVAGRVEAHRAMGRAAE; this is encoded by the coding sequence ATGCCCGCGCTGACTGATCTCACGAATGTCCGCACGCCCGTAGAGCAGGCCAACGGCCTGCCCAACGCCCATTACATCGACCCCGCCGTGTTTGAGGAAGAAAAGCATGCGCTTCTCTTCAGCCAATGGGCTGGGCTTGCCGTGGGGGCCGATGTGCCGGAACCGGGTGACGCCAAGCCGCTGGAATTTCTTGGCATGCCGCTCCTGCTTTTGCGCGACAAGGACGGTGAGGTCCGCGTTTTCCAGAATATCTGCCGCCATCGCGGCATGATCCTTGTCGAGGAACCGCGCAAGATCGAGGGGGCCATCCGCTGCCCCTATCATTCGTGGTGCTATTCCACCAAGGGCGCATTGGTCTCTACCCCGCATGTCGGCGGACCGGGGCATAACACCCACGCCAGCATCAAGCGCGACGAGTTGGGCCTGACCGAGATTCGCAGCCATATCTGGCGCGATGTGGTCTGGATCAATGTCTCGGGCGATGCCCCCGCGTTCGAGGTGGCCATGGCCGATCTCATCGCCCGCTGGGGTGAATTCGATCTGCCGGTCTATCATGGCGGTGCTGACAGCCGCTTTACGCTTGAGGTGCAAACGAACTGGAAGCTCGCCGTCGAAAATTACTGTGAGAGCTATCACCTGCCTTGGGTCCACCCCGGCCTCAACAGCTATTCCCGGCTCGAAGATCATTACCACATCGAGAAACCGGGCGCGTATTCGGGTCAGGGCACCATGGTCTACCGCCAATTGACCAATGAAGCCGGCCAGACCTTCCCTGATTTCGCCGAAGTGGGCGCGAAATGGAACGAACAGGCCGAATATGTCGCGGCCTACCCCAACGTCCTTTTGGGCGTGCACCGCGACCACGCTTTTGTCATCATACTAGAGCCGAAGGGCCCCGAGCGCACCGTCGAACATATCCACCTCTATTACTCGGTTCCCAATGCCGATGGTGGGCTACGCCTGCGCAATACCCAGCTTTGGAAAACCGTGTTCGAAGAGGATATCTTTGTCGTCGAAGGCATGCAGCGCGGCCGCCACGCCCCCTATTTCGACGGCGGGCGTTTCTCTCCGGTGATGGATAGCCCCACGCATTGCTTTCACGATTGGGTCGCAGGCCGCGTCGAGGCACATCGCGCCATGGGCCGCGCGGCGGAATGA
- a CDS encoding TRAP transporter small permease subunit: protein MLDAVLWIFQNIGMAFYNLAYAISHPASWLDWSDKEAIMRVVYYGGSVEFFFVAFTVFLVITAVGMWKNAFLWGCVRGLEGMANTVGRFAAWAGLIMVIQQILIVFIQRIFARPDMVFGIGIPLQLDISWYSEELKLYNALIVTLCATYTFVQGGHVRVDLIYAPVSHTTKKIIDMVGSLIFMMPMAVLTWMYGWFFMWRHLIVPNPSASETLDRLLMKSRALRWNVETIGFSPNGFNGYFLFKVLLVLFAGMVFLHAMAFFWRSYLEFKEGPDSLGKYLDRDTLGQGEEAFEGTH from the coding sequence ATGCTGGACGCAGTTCTCTGGATTTTCCAGAATATCGGCATGGCCTTTTACAATTTGGCCTATGCCATCAGCCATCCCGCAAGCTGGCTGGATTGGTCCGATAAAGAGGCGATCATGCGGGTCGTCTATTACGGTGGCTCGGTCGAGTTCTTCTTTGTGGCATTCACGGTGTTTCTTGTGATTACCGCCGTGGGTATGTGGAAGAACGCTTTTCTATGGGGCTGTGTGCGCGGGCTAGAGGGGATGGCCAATACGGTTGGCCGCTTTGCCGCTTGGGCCGGGCTGATCATGGTGATCCAGCAAATCCTTATCGTGTTTATCCAGCGCATCTTTGCGCGCCCGGATATGGTGTTTGGCATCGGTATTCCGCTGCAACTCGACATCAGTTGGTATTCCGAAGAACTTAAACTTTACAACGCGCTGATCGTGACGCTCTGCGCCACCTACACCTTTGTCCAAGGCGGGCATGTGCGGGTTGACCTGATCTATGCGCCGGTCAGTCACACCACCAAAAAGATCATTGATATGGTGGGCAGTCTCATTTTCATGATGCCGATGGCGGTGTTGACGTGGATGTATGGCTGGTTCTTCATGTGGCGGCATTTGATCGTGCCCAACCCTTCGGCCAGTGAGACACTGGACCGGCTCTTGATGAAATCCCGCGCGCTGCGCTGGAATGTTGAAACCATCGGGTTCAGCCCCAACGGTTTCAACGGCTATTTCCTCTTCAAGGTGTTGCTGGTGCTTTTTGCGGGGATGGTGTTCCTGCATGCGATGGCGTTTTTCTGGCGCTCTTATCTGGAGTTCAAGGAAGGCCCCGACAGTCTGGGCAAATACCTCGACCGCGACACGCTGGGTCAGGGCGAAGAAGCCTTTGAAGGCACACATTAA
- the ilvN gene encoding acetolactate synthase small subunit translates to MSPLQIKKGSSKHSAYNLRPTFSDVQETHTLAVLVDNEPGVLARVIGLFSGRGYNIDSLTVAEVDHTGHTSRITIVTTGTPQVIEQIKAQLGRIVPVHKVNDLTVEGLSVERELALLKVEGSGDKRVEALRLADIFRANAVDSTLTSFVFEITGAPEKIDAFAELMRPLGLVEMARTGVAALPRGL, encoded by the coding sequence ATGTCCCCCCTGCAAATCAAAAAAGGCTCGTCCAAACACTCCGCCTATAACCTGCGCCCAACCTTTTCGGATGTGCAGGAAACCCATACTTTGGCGGTTCTGGTCGATAACGAACCCGGCGTTCTGGCCCGTGTCATCGGTCTTTTTTCCGGCCGAGGCTATAACATCGACAGCCTGACAGTGGCCGAGGTGGACCATACCGGCCACACCAGCCGGATCACCATCGTGACCACCGGCACGCCGCAGGTGATCGAACAGATCAAGGCGCAGCTTGGCCGTATCGTGCCCGTGCACAAGGTCAATGACCTTACCGTGGAAGGCCTCAGCGTCGAGCGCGAATTGGCGCTGCTCAAGGTCGAGGGCAGCGGCGACAAGCGCGTCGAGGCGCTGCGTCTGGCCGATATCTTCCGCGCCAATGCCGTGGACAGCACGCTCACCAGCTTTGTGTTTGAAATCACCGGCGCGCCTGAAAAAATCGACGCCTTCGCCGAGTTGATGCGTCCTCTGGGTCTGGTGGAAATGGCCCGCACCGGCGTGGCCGCCCTGCCGCGCGGTCTCTGA
- a CDS encoding acetolactate synthase 3 large subunit, translating to MTRQMTGAKMVVQALKDQGVDVVFGYPGGAVLPIYDEIFQQNDIRHILVRHEQAAVHAAEGYARSTGKPGVVLVTSGPGATNAVTGLTDALMDSIPLVVLTGQVPTFMIGNDAFQEADTVGITRPCTKHNWLVSDTARLADTLHQAFHVATTGRPGPVLVDIPKDVQFASSTYTAPHQARVSHYQPRVKGDIEGITDLVAALEKAKRPVFYTGGGVINSGPEATRLLRELVEATGIPTTSTLMGLGAYPANGKNWIGMLGMHGLYEANMTMHGCDLMINIGARFDDRITGRLDAFSPDSIKAHIDIDPSSINKVIRADIPIVGDIANVLSDVLEVWKARGAKVNREAIAKWWERINEWKKVDCLKFTQKGKTIKPQYALARLEALTKDHDRYICTEVGQHQMWAAQYLGFNDPNRWMTSGGLGTMGYGFPASIGVQIAHPEALVINVAGEASWLMNMQEMGTAMQYHLPVKQFILNNERLGMVRQWQELLHGERYSSSWSESLPDFVKLAEAFGAKGILCNDPADLDDAIMEMLNYDGPVIFDCLVEKHENCFPMIPSGEPHNKMILGEASTKDAIKEGGAVLV from the coding sequence ATGACACGTCAGATGACCGGAGCGAAAATGGTGGTCCAAGCCCTCAAGGATCAGGGCGTGGATGTCGTATTCGGGTATCCCGGCGGTGCCGTACTACCCATTTACGACGAAATCTTTCAGCAAAATGACATCCGCCACATTCTGGTGCGTCACGAGCAGGCCGCAGTGCATGCCGCCGAAGGCTATGCGCGCTCGACCGGCAAACCGGGCGTGGTGCTTGTCACCTCTGGTCCGGGGGCAACCAACGCGGTGACAGGCCTGACTGATGCGTTGATGGATTCCATCCCGCTGGTGGTGCTGACCGGGCAGGTGCCAACCTTCATGATCGGCAATGATGCCTTTCAAGAGGCCGATACCGTCGGCATTACCCGCCCCTGCACCAAGCATAACTGGCTGGTAAGCGACACCGCCCGCTTGGCGGATACGCTGCATCAGGCGTTTCATGTTGCGACCACCGGCCGCCCCGGCCCGGTTCTGGTCGATATCCCGAAGGACGTCCAATTCGCCTCGTCCACCTATACGGCACCGCATCAGGCGCGCGTGTCGCATTACCAGCCCCGCGTAAAAGGCGACATCGAAGGCATCACCGATCTGGTCGCGGCCTTGGAAAAGGCCAAGCGCCCCGTGTTCTATACCGGTGGCGGTGTCATCAACTCTGGCCCAGAGGCCACGCGCCTCTTGCGCGAATTGGTCGAAGCGACCGGCATCCCCACCACATCCACCCTGATGGGTCTGGGGGCCTATCCTGCCAATGGCAAGAACTGGATCGGCATGCTGGGCATGCACGGGCTTTATGAGGCCAACATGACCATGCATGGCTGCGACCTCATGATCAACATCGGCGCGCGCTTTGACGACCGGATCACCGGCAGGCTCGATGCCTTTAGCCCGGATAGCATCAAGGCGCATATCGACATCGACCCCTCGTCGATCAACAAGGTGATCCGCGCCGATATTCCGATTGTCGGCGACATCGCCAATGTTCTGTCCGATGTGCTCGAGGTTTGGAAGGCGCGCGGTGCCAAGGTCAACCGTGAGGCAATCGCCAAATGGTGGGAGCGCATCAATGAGTGGAAAAAGGTGGACTGCCTCAAGTTCACCCAAAAGGGCAAGACCATCAAACCGCAATACGCGCTTGCCCGGCTCGAAGCGCTGACCAAAGATCACGACCGCTATATCTGCACCGAGGTGGGCCAGCATCAGATGTGGGCGGCGCAGTATCTCGGCTTTAACGATCCGAACCGCTGGATGACCTCTGGCGGGCTTGGCACCATGGGATACGGCTTTCCGGCCTCTATCGGCGTCCAGATCGCCCATCCCGAGGCGCTCGTGATCAATGTCGCGGGCGAGGCGTCTTGGCTGATGAACATGCAGGAAATGGGCACGGCGATGCAGTACCACCTGCCCGTCAAACAGTTCATCCTCAACAACGAGCGTTTGGGCATGGTCCGTCAATGGCAGGAATTGCTGCACGGAGAGCGCTACTCCTCAAGCTGGTCGGAATCCTTGCCCGATTTCGTAAAACTGGCCGAGGCCTTTGGGGCCAAGGGCATCCTGTGCAACGACCCTGCCGATCTTGATGACGCGATCATGGAAATGCTCAATTATGACGGGCCGGTGATTTTTGATTGCCTCGTGGAAAAGCATGAAAACTGCTTCCCGATGATCCCGTCCGGCGAGCCGCATAACAAGATGATTTTGGGTGAGGCCTCGACCAAGGACGCCATCAAAGAGGGCGGTGCCGTTCTGGTGTGA
- a CDS encoding response regulator transcription factor, whose protein sequence is MSPRPIRIVIVDDHPMVAEGIQSILESYEDVEILATLGNGQAIIDRVESLAPDVILLDLNMPGLGGLTTTEIILEKRPETRILILSMHDSPEYISSALSHGAAGYVLKDVPTDEIKRAIDAVMTGQRYLCTGAKGSLEPYENPEREQLTNREQTILLQLAQGKSNKDVAQALDISVRTVETHRKNIKRKLGIASTAGLTRYALEHGVLQGTGVRL, encoded by the coding sequence ATGAGCCCAAGACCGATCCGGATCGTAATCGTGGACGACCACCCAATGGTCGCCGAAGGCATCCAATCCATTCTCGAAAGCTATGAGGATGTCGAAATCCTGGCCACGCTGGGCAACGGTCAGGCCATCATCGACCGGGTCGAGAGCCTTGCGCCCGATGTGATCCTGCTTGACCTCAACATGCCGGGGCTGGGGGGGCTGACCACGACAGAAATCATCCTCGAGAAACGCCCCGAGACCCGCATCCTGATCCTGAGCATGCATGACAGCCCCGAGTATATTTCCTCAGCGCTCAGCCATGGCGCGGCGGGCTATGTGCTCAAGGATGTGCCCACGGATGAGATCAAACGCGCCATAGACGCTGTGATGACCGGGCAACGCTATCTGTGCACCGGGGCCAAAGGCTCGCTTGAGCCCTATGAAAACCCCGAGCGCGAACAGCTGACCAACCGCGAGCAGACGATCCTGCTGCAACTCGCCCAAGGCAAATCCAACAAAGATGTGGCGCAAGCGCTCGATATTTCCGTGCGCACGGTCGAGACGCATCGCAAGAACATCAAGCGCAAGCTTGGTATCGCCTCAACGGCGGGGCTGACCCGCTATGCGCTCGAACATGGCGTTTTGCAGGGCACCGGGGTGCGCCTTTGA
- a CDS encoding SulP family inorganic anion transporter, whose translation MTPKLFTTLPGYTGALFRADLFAGISVAMVALPLSIAIAIASGADPASGLTTAIIAGFLISALGGSRVQIGGPTGAFIVVVYGVIAEHGQDGLIIATLMAGVILVVAGRLRAGSLVRHIPEAVINGFTIGIAIIIATSQIKDFLGLTTTSLPAEFLEKIETLWQARDTFNPQALVIGLATMVLIVGLRRAAPRYPGLIVAVGLTSAAVALWHLPVDTLLSRFGPLPNTPNLPVVPDLSLSRMIDLLPSALIIAFLAGVESLLSAAVADRMIGDKSQPNAEVVANGVANIGSALFGGLPATGAIARTATNVRAGGRTPVAGMIHALVILLVMLLAAPLAGYFAMPALAGLLILIAWNMSEPHKWRGYMADRPSDRVLLVLTLVLTVLADLTVAIGVGVALGLALRLRRGDVPPADWHPPEH comes from the coding sequence ATGACACCCAAGCTGTTCACCACCCTACCGGGCTATACCGGGGCCCTGTTCCGTGCGGACCTCTTCGCAGGGATCAGCGTGGCTATGGTGGCGCTGCCGCTCAGCATCGCCATTGCCATCGCGTCGGGCGCGGACCCGGCATCAGGGCTGACAACGGCGATCATCGCGGGCTTCCTTATTTCGGCCTTGGGGGGCAGCCGGGTTCAGATCGGCGGACCCACCGGTGCGTTTATCGTGGTGGTTTACGGCGTTATCGCCGAACACGGGCAGGACGGGCTTATCATCGCCACGCTGATGGCTGGCGTGATCCTTGTGGTCGCGGGTCGATTGCGCGCCGGCAGCCTTGTGCGTCACATCCCTGAGGCGGTGATCAACGGCTTTACCATCGGTATTGCCATCATCATTGCCACCAGCCAGATCAAGGATTTTCTGGGCCTCACCACAACAAGCCTTCCCGCCGAATTTCTTGAAAAGATCGAAACGCTCTGGCAGGCCCGCGACACGTTCAACCCACAAGCGCTGGTGATCGGATTGGCAACCATGGTGCTGATCGTGGGGCTGCGTCGCGCAGCACCTCGGTATCCGGGGCTGATCGTGGCGGTCGGGCTGACCTCGGCTGCAGTGGCGCTTTGGCATCTGCCAGTGGATACGCTTCTCTCTCGCTTTGGTCCGCTGCCCAATACGCCCAACCTGCCCGTGGTGCCGGATCTCAGCCTTTCGCGGATGATCGACCTTCTGCCATCCGCCCTTATCATCGCCTTTTTGGCGGGCGTGGAATCGCTTCTTTCCGCAGCCGTGGCCGACCGGATGATCGGCGACAAATCCCAACCCAATGCCGAGGTCGTGGCCAATGGCGTGGCCAATATTGGCTCGGCGCTCTTTGGTGGGCTGCCTGCCACGGGCGCGATTGCCCGAACCGCCACCAATGTGCGCGCCGGTGGGCGCACGCCCGTTGCGGGCATGATCCATGCGCTGGTGATCTTGCTTGTGATGCTGCTTGCAGCGCCCTTGGCAGGGTATTTCGCCATGCCCGCCCTTGCCGGGCTCTTGATATTGATCGCATGGAATATGTCAGAGCCGCATAAATGGCGCGGTTACATGGCCGACCGTCCCTCGGACCGCGTGCTGCTTGTGCTGACGCTTGTGCTGACCGTTCTGGCAGACCTGACAGTTGCCATCGGGGTGGGCGTGGCCTTGGGGCTTGCGCTGCGCCTGCGCCGCGGCGATGTGCCCCCCGCCGATTGGCACCCGCCCGAGCACTGA
- a CDS encoding cache domain-containing protein gives MQRLFARIRLNYGQKLFLIATLPLILTALAISVVVTLQSRQLAEREIETLEAQLIEAKRAELKNYLSIARTAFVNIYGRAAPNDEAAMEQVSQILAGMLYGQDGYFFVFNYDGINLVSPRRTELIGRNWTGLEDEGGQPITDELIRLARTGGGYHSYEWPKPSTGERAQMVTYVIGLQDWRWAVGTGVFIDDVVATVTASRQMVEARVERTFFYIGAAMLAALLLVFVSGLFINIRERRLADAKLKKLTQRVFDAQEEERRRVARELHDGISQILVGVRYALDTAKRRLAAGDARAADTLERGITHLSGAIQEVRRISRDLRPGVLDDLGLGPALKTLAEEFGKRTGITTEFSTVVFRNRLDDEAKIALYRVAQEAFTNIERHSGATRVTVDVRGHTHGATLRIADNGCGLDRAKPSGTPGGGLGLRNMQERVEQLDGTLTVISGKTGTTIEANVPLTHLLPPQERPNPKEKARA, from the coding sequence ATGCAACGCCTCTTCGCCCGCATCCGGCTCAATTATGGCCAAAAGCTTTTTCTGATCGCCACCCTGCCGCTGATCCTGACGGCGCTGGCGATTTCTGTCGTCGTCACGCTTCAATCGCGTCAACTGGCCGAACGCGAGATCGAAACACTTGAGGCGCAACTGATCGAGGCCAAGCGTGCGGAGCTCAAGAATTACCTCTCCATTGCCAGAACCGCCTTTGTGAACATCTACGGGCGCGCGGCCCCGAATGACGAAGCCGCGATGGAACAGGTCAGCCAGATCCTCGCGGGCATGCTCTATGGTCAGGACGGATACTTTTTTGTGTTCAACTATGACGGCATCAACCTTGTCAGTCCCCGCCGCACCGAACTTATCGGCCGCAACTGGACGGGGCTGGAGGATGAAGGCGGCCAGCCCATCACCGATGAGTTGATCCGGCTGGCGCGCACGGGCGGTGGCTATCACAGCTATGAATGGCCAAAACCCTCGACCGGCGAGCGTGCGCAGATGGTGACCTATGTCATCGGGCTCCAGGACTGGCGATGGGCGGTGGGCACGGGCGTTTTCATCGACGATGTGGTGGCCACTGTCACGGCCTCTCGCCAGATGGTCGAAGCGCGGGTAGAGCGCACCTTCTTCTATATCGGTGCCGCGATGCTGGCAGCGCTGTTGCTGGTCTTTGTCTCCGGTCTTTTTATCAACATCCGCGAACGTCGCCTTGCCGATGCCAAGCTCAAGAAACTGACACAGCGGGTGTTTGATGCCCAAGAAGAAGAGCGCCGCCGCGTTGCGCGCGAACTCCATGACGGTATCAGCCAAATTCTTGTTGGCGTGCGCTATGCGCTCGATACCGCCAAGCGGCGGCTGGCGGCAGGCGACGCCCGCGCCGCCGACACGCTGGAACGCGGTATCACCCATCTCTCAGGGGCCATTCAAGAGGTTCGCCGCATCAGCCGCGACCTACGCCCCGGTGTGCTGGATGATCTGGGCCTTGGCCCCGCCCTCAAAACCCTTGCCGAAGAGTTTGGCAAACGCACCGGCATCACGACCGAATTCAGCACCGTGGTTTTCCGCAACCGGCTGGATGACGAAGCCAAGATTGCGCTCTACCGTGTCGCTCAAGAGGCGTTCACGAATATCGAGCGTCATTCCGGCGCCACCCGCGTGACCGTTGATGTGCGCGGCCATACACATGGCGCCACGCTGCGCATTGCGGATAATGGCTGCGGCCTCGACCGCGCCAAACCCTCGGGCACGCCCGGCGGCGGGCTTGGCCTGCGCAACATGCAGGAACGTGTCGAACAGTTGGACGGCACGCTGACCGTGATCTCGGGGAAAACCGGAACGACCATCGAAGCCAATGTGCCCCTCACACACCTTCTGCCGCCACAAGAGCGGCCAAACCCCAAGGAAAAGGCCCGCGCATGA